ccttatattttGTGACTTTAAATTCTATATATTCCATTAATCTtcaattgattgataattttttataatattgctCTTGAGAAGATCATAAATTACATACATTACTTTCTTTAAGTCTTATACATCTTTTCGATTCTCACAAAAATCTTGTCAAACTTGCAAGAGAAATTGACGAATTTAGAAAGGAAAGAGAAAAGATTGGATATGAATCAATGATTAAGAAAGTGAAAGCAAGGAACAAAACATAAAGTTGCCAATTtgtgaaattattatttaaatataattaaatgagAGAACTCTATGTGCAAACTCATATCCTTtcatttgattgaaaaccattcTTACCGGCAAAAAATGTGATACAGTCGATATgactgtttttttttaattataggCTTTGAGTTCGaattttaatatgaattttttttgataggGAGCGCTAACCTCCGAATGAGGTCCTATCCGACGCGAATTCAAATTAATCGGACTCCAATATAAATATCGGACATCggatgaaaaattaaaaaatatatatattctttaaagTTGCTAGTTAAATAGTAGTAGGACCATAACCTTCAATGAATCAAAAATATAGGGACTAAAAACATAAAAACCTCTTCAATATATAGTTCAAACTTAAACCAATCAACCAAAAACTGATAACATTAAttctttcttctcctttttttttctctctgttGTCCCCTGCGTCCACCCACCCCCTATAAAATCTTCTTGAGAATTTTGGCtatcaaaaaaaggaaaaaaaaatggcTTGTGGTGATGATGGTAAATTGAGTCTTGATTCAATAAGAGACAGTTTGATTAGACAAGAAGACACCATCATTTTCAACCTTATTGAAAGAATCAAATTCCCAACAAATCCAACCTTGTACAAACAACAATTACCAAATATTTCAGGGTCCTTGTTTCATTACTTGTTTCAACAAACAGAAGCCCTTCAATCTAAGGTAAAATATTTTGGTCGATTTCTCTTCTTGTGTGCTTATGTATACGATTTTTAATGGATTGTCCATCCATTCCGTCTCTGTTTTGATAAAATGTTAATTTTATGAGTTCTGAATTTTTCAAAAGCTAGCAATTGGGTATAACTTTAGATTTAATGTGTATAAATTTAATGAgtttttcaataaaaatatattgtttgaataaaaattattagGTTAGGCCGAATTATTTGTTGGAGTTCTTGGAAATGTTAATGGTGTTGTCGTTATATTTGTACTCTTTTGGTAGGTTTTCCTCAATTTTCGGAAGctatttttattttgggttGACTATGATTTTCTTCCCcctttactttttcattttataattGTTTTTCTTCTCTTAAATCTTGAGTAATTATGTAATACTAACGTTTAAATTTATGACCACACATTCATGCATTATCTTCTTGAAGTTAGTTTAATCGTATTTTGATCGTTGTaatagtcaaaaaaaataattcatacttactcaattaataattataattattattttaaaaagtcatttttttttcttgatttcaattttttaaagcAAAAATAGCGACTATCTCAAATAATAACTATTGATTGGGTGACCATCTCAAAAATCAACTCGAAAATTATCAACTAGCTAGTGTGCTAATCTTACAAGAACTATTGGGGTCCTATTTTCAACTGATCTGAGATTGTTGTGCGTTCACTTTAATAGGTTTGAAAAGGAAATATTTATTATCAAAGATTGtggtaaaataataaatatgtatttttttaattaaatattttgaatttgaattgggAAATTTATTctaaagaaaaattgatatcaagaTATCGGGTGAGAcatcaaaaaaaattgtacaaACCAATAAAATCAATCAATTATTTGTGCAAATTAACCATAAATGTATTGGCATATTGCAAAAGAAAATTCCTTTAATTTGattgcttttattttatatataataggtTGGTAGATACTTGTCCCAAGAGGAAATTCCTTTCTTCCCAGATAATTTGCCTGACTCAATCATTCCACCTACCAAATGCACACCAGTAAGTATCCATCTATCAGAttaataatgttttttttttaaaaaaaaaaaacttatgttGTGCTTTTAACTaggatttaaaaattataataattgtcactaattaatttgattaatattACATAGGTTTTGCATCCTGCAGCAAACTTGGCAAATGTAAATGAGAAGATATTAGATATTTATATAAAGCAGATGCTTCCACTATTTTGTACTGAGGCTGATGATGATGCAAATTTTGCAACTACTGCTGCCTGTGACATTCAATTATTGCAGGTAAATACTTATTCACATTTGATGTTTTTATCGAATCAAGCAatttaattttagatttgagAATTTCAATGAACACGTATATCACTTGATCATGATTAAGTGAAAAATGTTTGTACGAGAAATAACATGCCTTACattcattaattaatttgttgTAAACACATagtatgaataatttattttaaatctttttcaTATGCACCTTTCCTTTTCTTGCGATTATTTATGCTCCTCCAATGCAGACCTACCACACGAATAGGAGAAATTATAgttattctcttcttttttattttaattcttgAAAAAACAAAGTTAAAGAgtccaaaaagaagaagatattaATTTTTGATTTCTCATTTGATGCTCAACGTCTATTTTAAAGCACAACCAATTTAAATTTGTGCGataaaatctcaattttaagataaaaatataaaacacCCACACTTCTAACTCAATATAAAAAATTTGATCCAGCTAGACAAACATAAAGAATAAAGTTCTCTGCATTCTCAGAATTTTTCAGCAACTTGCAGATTATACTAAAAAATGTGACTTCAAACACATGTTAGAATGAACAACTcgttatttttatcatttctaATTAAAGCCTATTCCACATTAAATGACATGACCTAACACTTCATGTTAcatctttttgaattttttttttaaaattatatttcaaaaataaacaaTTTGACTTTATTAGTTAAGGTCCAGTGAACTAGggaatatgatttttttcacttcaccagaaaaaaaaagggaactCGGACCTAATAGATGAATTATAaagacataatatataaatgtgtCATTTAACTTGATTttggttgatatttatattttttaattttgggtgtgcacaagtaaatacttatataaaattgaataagtagacACATGCGTCCGCATGGCATAATAATAGGAGTGTTTATCGGTCGGTTTGATTTTAAGTATTATTGGTTCTATTTATCGGTTTTTGATTTCTAAATACCTTAAACCGATAACCAATctaataagatatttgttatcgatTTTTGGTCCTTAACGGTTTGGTTTAATCAATAAGAAGATacttttaaaacaaatatacgATACCTGGAGCGCCGCCGTCATAGCAACTTGCAAACCCTTGCCGCTGAACCTAAAGCGGTAAAACCTAAAtggtaaataataaaatattaactactaaataatatgaaatagtGATTAactgattatatatttatattaatatttttgtttgatatttgtgtatgagtaaaatactaaaaaaatataattagcaaactattatagtcttaatggattatcgatttacccaataattcaatattataaaatcaatatcaaatcgataacccaataattattttttataaaatcacttATTAGTGGTGGCATGTGACATGTGTTGTGCACATGGTGTAAGTGGTGTAAGGTGTAATTAGTTAGATAGAGTATTAGTGGTGGCATGTGCTGTGCACATGGTGTAAGTGGTGTAAGGTGTAATCAGTTAGATAGTTAGTTAGTAGTGGATCCCACATTAATTAAATGATTAGAGGGTGTTAGAGATTCAACTTAGCTAAGTATAAGTGAGTAGTGTACAGTTGTATGTAGTCTCTCTTCAACTTCTTCTTCTACTGAACCTCTTTCTctacaaaacaaaaataaaaaatccccAATTCTCTCTCAAATGTGTTCATtctaacatggtatcagagcgggtTTCAATTTGAGGAATTAAACAGCCATTAGAGTTTGAATTGAAGAACATCGGAGAAGGATCGGAGCTCGAGCTGAAGAACAACAGAgaggaagttgagaaataatgGTTGATAATCAAAATTTAGCAGCCGATCTTTCACAATCGCAATCGTCGAGTGAAAGGATAGTTATAGAATATGGTCATCCCTTGTATGTACATCCATCTGACACATCGGGATGTGTTTTAGCACTGGTGAAACTCACCGAATTTGAAAACTATGGGGTATGGAGTCGAGCTATGAGAATGTCTCTTCTAGCTAAAAAGAAGCTAGGTTTTGTGACTGGCACATGCAAAAAGAAATCGTTTGATGAATCGCTTCATGAACAATGGAAGACAGTGAGTGCAATTGTTCTCTCGTGGATCTTGAATACAGTATCGAAAAACCTGTTGAATGGCATTGTGTATACGTCAGATGCACATTTAGTCTAGAAGGATCTGAAGAAAAGCTTTGATAAGGTAAATTGAGTACGAATCTTTCAGGTGCACACAACAATTGCAAATCTTAAACAGGGAACCAATCCAGTGTCAATGTATTTCTCCAAATTGAAGGAACTGTGGAGTGAGTCTGATTTGATAGCTCTTTCTTCGAACTGTGGTTGTCCAAAGTCTAGGAGCTACGTTGAGTACCTGCAGCAGCAAAGGTTGATGATGCAGTTTTTAAGTGGTTTAAACGAATCTTATGATCAAGCTAAGCGGCAAATTTTGATGAAGTCTAATGCACCATCTGTAACTCAGGCTTATGCCCTGATAGTACAAGATGAAAGTCAACAGGCAAATATTGAGAAATCCAATCCAATAACAATGCAAGTCAAAAGAAATGATAACTACAAGAGAGGCAATTCAATGTATTGTGAAAATTGTCATATGAGAAATCATACAAAGAAGGATTGTTACAAACTTATTGGATATCCTTCAGAAAGGGATAACAAAACCAACAGAAAAATGGAAGAAGCTCATGATGGTTACAGGAAGGATAATAACTATCGTGAAGGATGGAGGAAGGAAAGAtacaaagaaagatacaagaGGGATAATAATGAAGGATGGAGAAAGGAAGCACATGCCGTAGTTGTTAACAATGCAGACTTTGCTCAAGGGAAATATGTAGGTAAGGATGATACTAGGGGCCAGTATGCTGATGATAATAGAAGAGGTGATGACAAGAGTAGTCACCATTATTCAAAAGATCAGTACAAGCATATCAATGGCTATGGCAATGACTCTGAAGTATATGAAGCTCATATGATAGGTATTGTGACCTATTTAATGTCTCAGTTAGAAAAACGTGAATGGATAATTGATTCTGGTGCATCTCACCATGTCACTGCAAATGATAAGTTACTAAAGAACATTCATAGCCTACAAACTAATAAAGGAGTAAGGATGCATTTACCAAATGAAAGCACAGTTCCAATTACACATACATGATGTGCAGAACTATTTGGACAAGAAAAGATTACAAATGTGTTATTTGTGCctgattttaaatataatttgttgTCAGTGTCCAAATTGACCAAGATCACTGTATTTTTTAGGATCTATACAGTGGCAGGGTGAAAGGGATTGGTAGGTTGCAAGGAGGACTATACATTTTCCAAGGATCAGCTGACGACTCTGATGCACAAAGAGGAAATATAAGACAAGTTTACCTAGCAGATGCTGATGAAAGATACAATTTATGGCATAGAAGATTAGGCCATCCTTTCATATCTATAATGAAGACTATGATAGAGTTCAAAGATAAGATTGACAAGAATGTGCATAATAATTGTAAGATTTGTCCTTTAGTGAGACAGACCAGATTACAGTTTCCTTTAAGCATTTTCTAGAGCTGATCAGCCTTTTGAACTTGTTCATTTTGATTTGTGGGGTCCTCACAAAACTCCTACTTTTAGTAAGAAGAGTTATTTCCTCACCATTGTTGATGATCATACCAGATATACTTGGATCTATTTATTACAGCTAAAGACTgaagtaattattattttgaagtaATTTCTTGCCTTTGTGAATACTCAGTTTAATTGCAAAGTCAAGACTATTAGGTCTGACAATAATACTGAATTTTTTAACTCTCAATGTTGTGAGTTATTACAGAGCCTAGAGATAATTCATCAAAGTAGCTGTCTTTatacacctcaacaaaatggggTGGTTGAGAGAAAGCATAGGCAGTTCCTGGAGATGGCAAGAGCTATTAAGTTTCAGGCTACTTTTCCAACTAAGTATTGGGGTTGTTGAGAGAAAGCATAAGCAGATCCTGGAGATGACAAGAGCTATTAAGTTTCAGGCTACCTTTCCAACTAagtattggggtttttgtgttaAAGTTGCAGTGTATTTGATGAATAGGTTGCCATCAAGTGCCTTGAAGGGCTACACTCCTTATGAGTTATTGCATCATAAAAGGGCCTCTCTTGATCATCTAAAGATACCTGGTTGCCTTTATTTTGTCACTACATTGCCTAGATCAAACAAATTTGCTTATAGAGCCAAAAAAACTGTATTCATGGGCTTCTCAGAGACCCAAAAGGAATATATTGTGCTTGATCTATCTACTAATAAGTTTTTTGTTAGCAGGAATGTGGTGTTCAAAGAATGTCAGTTTCCTTTTAGCAATATTGCAGACTCAAGTGGTAACACATTTTTGCAAATCTGTCTTGTTAAATCTTTATATGATTCTCCTGTTCCTGCTCACATCTATCAGTCTCCATCAGCAGTAGTAGTAAATAATGATGCTACAGATGCAGTAGCAGTAATTGATGCTGCAGATGCAGTAGAAGAAGTTGGTGTTGCTCTTGCTGCTGTCACTAGCAACAGACCAATTAGGATAACCAAACAACCTGGATGGTTAAATGACTATGTTGTAATGCTAGTCATGATGGAAATCACATCTACTCCATCAACAAGTATTTGTCATATGCAGGAATATTAAATAAGTATAAGAGCTATTTGACTAAGTTCTCTACCTTGACTGAACCTAAAAACTTTAAGGAAACTTTAAGGGATATAAAGTGGGTAGAAGCTATGCCGTAGGAGATGACAACTCTAGAAGATAATCACACTTGGAAGATTGTTGGTCTTCCAAATGACAAAAATGCAATCTAAATGGGTGTATAAGATCAAGTATAAGGCTAATGGGGATATTGAAAGATTCAAGGCAAAGTTAGTGGCAAAAGGATATAGTCAAAAGGAAGGTTTTGATTATCATAAAACTTTTTCTCCAGTGGCAAAAATGATCATTGTGAGATCAGTGATTGCACTAACAGCATCAAAAGGATGGAaacttcatcaaatggatgtataCAAAGCTTTCTTGCAAAGAGATCTTTATGAAGAAGTCTATATGAAGTTACTAGAAGGGTTCAACAGACAGGGAGAGATTAAGGTGTGCAGGTTGTTAAAATCTTTGTATGGCCTAAAGCAGACATCAAGACAGTGGAATATCAAGCTAACTGATGCACTGATAGCTGCAGGATTCAAATAGAGTCTTCACGATTACTCACTCTTTACAAAGGAATCAGGTAACAACATTGTTATAATCcttgtatatgtagatgacCTGCTTATCACTGGAGATATCAACAGTCTCATAGAGGAAGCCAAGAAGATTCTGCATCATGATTTTAAAGTAAAAGACTTAAGGGAACTCAAATATTTCCTTGGTATAGAGGTATTGAGATCACAATGTGGTATTATCCTTGATAAAAGGAAATACATATTGGAGCTTATATTAGAAATGGGCTTAGCAGGCACAAAGCCAGCTGCCACACCACTGAAGGTTGGAAACAAATTGACTACTATGGAATATGACAGAGTTGTTGGAGTCAAGAATGATGAAGCTCTAGAGGAGGCATTAAGGTATCAAAGGCTAATAGGAAAGTTCCTGTATGTCACCATTACTAGACCAGACATTAGCTTTGCATTCCAAACACTAAGCCAATTTATGCAAGAGCCTAAAATTTCACATTGGGAGGCAGCTGTCAGAATAGTCAAGTACCTGAAGAATGCACCAAGTCAGGGTCTCATTTTTAGATCACAATATACACATGAGATAACATGCTGGTGTGACTCAGACTGGACAACATGCCCAAACACAAGAAGATCCATTACAGGTTATGCAGTGAAGTTTGGAGAGTCATTAATCTCTTGGAAATTAAAAAAGCAACAAACTGTATCCAAGAGCTCAGCTGAAGCTGAGTATAGGAGCATGGCAGCCGTTGTGGTAGAAATCACTTGGTTGCTGGGCTTATTCAATGATCTTGGAGTGGAAGTTAACCAACCAGTGACAGTTTGGAGTGATAGCAAGGCAACGATTCAACTGGCAACAAATCCAGTATATCATGAGAGAACAAAGCACATCAAAATTGATTGTCACTTTATACGGGACAAGATAAAGAAAGGCACAATAAAGACTGAATTTGTGGAAACACATAATCAACAGGCAGACTTGATGACAAAGGAATTGAGCAGGCAACAgcatgtgtatttgatgaacaAGTTGGGAGTGTTAGATGTTCTGCACCCTCGAACTTGAGGGGGAGTATTagtggtgacatgtggcatgtgTTGTGCACATGGTGTAAGTGGTGTAAAGTGTAATTAGTTAGATAGTTAGTTAGTAGTGGGTCCCACATTAATTAAGTGATTAGAGGGGGTTAGAAACTTGGCTTAGCTAAGTATAAGTGAGTAGTGTACAGTTGTATGTAGTCTCTCTTCAACTTCTTCTTCTACTGAACCTCTTTCTCTAcagaacaaaaataaaaaatccccAATTCTCTCTCAAATGTGTTCATTCCAATATCACTAAATAACCGTTAACCCAATAGTAGTaaatcaataacattttttttggtttgatttatcgGTCGGTTCGATTTTTGCATACCCCTACATAATACACGTAAGACGCTATGTAGGACGTGAATTGCCATGAAGGACACATATGTCTACTTGGTTATTTGGAAAAGTCAGCTCATTTGCCTTGTTATCTACATCTAGAAGTCTGAACTTATTCAACattatacaagtttaaatgtCTAGTTGTGCATACTCATAGTTGGAGGGCATAAATGTCAGCTGAGGCCAAATTGAAATGCATGGTTATATGAAAAATGTAGTTCATCCATTTAAAGATGTAGCTTCAGAAATATTATAGATAAACTTTGgattttttcttcaacatttatATGCTGATGTAAAGATGTATGTTTTTTGTTGTTGTGTTGAAGGCACTGTCTAGAAGGATTCACTATGGAAAATTTGTTGCTGAAGTTAAATTCAGGGATAGCACTGATGATTATAAACCATTTATTCTTGCTCAGGTATCTCATCATCATGACTTACAATTAATTATGGAGATTTTTCTAAATATTGCAAAAAACAATTCCAAAAAAGTCTCTATTTAAGTGTTTAACATTCAGTCACAAAGAcgaaaacaacaacatacccagtgaaattctaTTAAGTAGGGTATGgaaagggtaaagtgtacgcataTCCTACCACTATTTCGAGAAGACCCTCGATTTATCAAGTGCATCAAACCCAAGTTAAagcgaagaagaagaagaaacaataaataaaacatagttgTTAATAAGAAAGACAGTATAAAGTctacaagaaaaaaataataacaacaacaaaaatagccTAATAATTGAAACACAATGCACAACATAAGGCAAGAACTACAAGGATTCTAGTATGACGACGTACAGAACTGAAGAGATATATATGTTTGTTGTTGCAGGATAGGGATGGTCTCATGAAGTTATTGACATTTGAAGCAGTTGAAGAGATGGTGAAGAAGAGAGTAGCAAAGAAAGCCAAGGTATTTGGCCAAGAAGTAACCTTAAAGGATAGTGCTAAAGAAGTGAAAGGCAAAGTTGATCCATTACTAGTTTCACGTTTATATGATGAATGGATAATGCCTTTGACTAAATTTGTTGAAGTTGAGTACCTCCTACGCCGTCTTGATTAATTacattcttattgttgttgtaattgttTGTTACGATGATTGATGACATTAATgtgcaagaaaataatgattttacATTAAACCGTTTTAAGAAGAGATATGTACCCCCCTTTTCCCCCTCAAGATagattaattaataaaaagataaatatatcaaaccCTCGCAAAACTTACTTTAGAACTTTAACTACGCAAACGTTTAAATACCCTCTTAACAACTTTCAAGTGAATTAAATACCACCTTATAGGTGCAATACCAGTTTCACAATTGGAAGGTGATATACATGCGCGTCATCTCAACGACACGTCGAGAATACATCAGAAAGTGGAGAAAATTGAGTTCAAGGTGATAAATAAGTTTCCAATTAAAAAAAGGTGGCAACTTTGactgaccaaagtcaaatcttctAGTAATTAGGAATTAAGTTAAGTAGGGGTAAAATGTATttaaaacttttgaaactttaataaaatacaaaaaaaaaccaCCCTTTCCccatttcaaatttattttctctttctttcatttAGAAATTCTCCTTCTGcgtctcttcttcttcttcattttttcttcttcttcttcgtcgtCCTCTTCTTCTTGCTCGTCATCTTGCTTCTCTCA
This region of Solanum dulcamara chromosome 9, daSolDulc1.2, whole genome shotgun sequence genomic DNA includes:
- the LOC129904405 gene encoding chorismate mutase 2, which translates into the protein MACGDDGKLSLDSIRDSLIRQEDTIIFNLIERIKFPTNPTLYKQQLPNISGSLFHYLFQQTEALQSKVGRYLSQEEIPFFPDNLPDSIIPPTKCTPVLHPAANLANVNEKILDIYIKQMLPLFCTEADDDANFATTAACDIQLLQALSRRIHYGKFVAEVKFRDSTDDYKPFILAQDRDGLMKLLTFEAVEEMVKKRVAKKAKVFGQEVTLKDSAKEVKGKVDPLLVSRLYDEWIMPLTKFVEVEYLLRRLD